The proteins below are encoded in one region of Flavobacterium sp. IMCC34852:
- a CDS encoding DUF6691 family protein: MNLLRYVVVGFIFGIILTKAEAVSWYRIYEMFQFQSFHMYGIIMVAIITGLVGIQFIKRKQIKDIDGNPIYIQDKEKGNARYWIGGILFGLGWAMVGACPGPIFILLGAGFLSVGLILIGAVLGTFLYGVLKDKLPH; the protein is encoded by the coding sequence ATGAATTTATTAAGATACGTTGTAGTGGGCTTTATTTTCGGGATTATTTTAACCAAAGCTGAAGCTGTTTCTTGGTACCGAATTTATGAAATGTTCCAATTCCAATCCTTTCACATGTATGGCATCATAATGGTAGCGATCATTACAGGTTTAGTTGGAATTCAGTTCATCAAAAGAAAACAAATCAAAGACATAGACGGCAATCCAATTTACATCCAAGACAAAGAGAAAGGAAATGCACGCTATTGGATTGGCGGAATTCTTTTCGGATTAGGTTGGGCTATGGTTGGCGCTTGTCCGGGACCTATTTTTATATTGTTGGGCGCCGGTTTTTTAAGTGTGGGATTAATTCTCATTGGAGCCGTTTTAGGTACTTTTCTTTATGGTGTTCTAAAAGATAAACTACCACATTAA
- a CDS encoding YeeE/YedE family protein, translated as MELITHTWHWAVSGFLIGLVMLTLNYFGKVFGMSSNLRSLCAMTGIGKKVPFFDWDWKSQRWNLAVVAGAMIGGYVAVNFLSDASNVAINPKTIEQLTAMGIEAPNGKVLPDALFGSEIFQSPKMIFILIVGGILIGFGSRYAGGCTSGHAISGLSNLQLPSLKAVVGFFIGGLIMAHFILPLIF; from the coding sequence ATGGAATTGATTACGCATACTTGGCATTGGGCCGTTTCAGGATTTTTAATCGGATTGGTGATGCTGACACTCAATTATTTCGGAAAAGTGTTTGGCATGTCTTCTAATTTACGCTCTTTGTGTGCCATGACCGGTATTGGCAAAAAAGTACCTTTCTTTGACTGGGATTGGAAATCCCAACGTTGGAATTTGGCCGTGGTAGCTGGAGCTATGATTGGCGGTTATGTAGCAGTAAATTTTTTGAGCGATGCTTCCAATGTGGCAATCAATCCAAAAACCATAGAGCAATTGACTGCAATGGGTATTGAGGCTCCTAACGGGAAAGTATTGCCGGATGCTCTTTTCGGGAGTGAAATTTTTCAATCTCCTAAAATGATTTTTATACTAATCGTAGGCGGAATTTTGATAGGATTTGGCTCGCGTTATGCCGGAGGTTGTACTTCAGGCCACGCTATTTCGGGTTTGAGTAATTTACAGTTGCCGTCTCTCAAAGCAGTTGTAGGTTTCTTTATTGGCGGATTGATTATGGCACATTTTATTTTACCTTTAATTTTCTAG
- a CDS encoding DUF4199 domain-containing protein, whose protein sequence is MKNYSIEIKWTLRFILLVLAWAIGEKFIGLHDKHIDKYIIYTNLFALPAFLFFYLALREKKKYFFNNQITWSQGFISGVILSFFIALLIPFAQLVIYKSITPHFFETAIEYKTKSPLLKYHMTLEAARQYFNLRSFIIESIYTVLSMGTIAGAIIALIIRNKK, encoded by the coding sequence ATGAAAAACTATTCTATAGAAATAAAATGGACGCTTCGCTTCATCCTTCTGGTATTAGCTTGGGCAATCGGCGAAAAGTTTATCGGACTTCACGATAAGCATATTGATAAATATATCATTTACACTAATCTGTTCGCACTACCGGCATTTTTGTTCTTCTATTTGGCCTTAAGAGAAAAAAAGAAGTACTTCTTTAACAACCAAATAACCTGGTCACAAGGATTTATCAGCGGCGTAATCCTGTCTTTTTTTATTGCTTTATTAATTCCTTTTGCCCAGTTGGTTATCTATAAAAGTATAACCCCACATTTTTTTGAAACTGCCATTGAATACAAAACCAAAAGTCCGTTACTCAAGTACCATATGACGTTAGAAGCGGCCCGACAATATTTCAATTTAAGAAGTTTTATCATTGAAAGTATTTACACTGTGCTCTCTATGGGAACAATAGCCGGAGCCATTATTGCCTTAATTATTCGAAACAAAAAATAA
- a CDS encoding 2-dehydro-3-deoxyphosphooctonate aldolase: protein MKILAKLTLFALLTSLTTSCVSTRSTLKNVDDNAPIPTLKGDTFVLTEYSKDKKYGFDPDYPVNVFYKNTKDENLNAERYLRALAGPNGEKITYTKLESCCPFPTKRTEIGAGFLDIYELTWEGQKSPIKLYINIYERGYLLVPIGLTIKK, encoded by the coding sequence ATGAAAATATTGGCCAAACTCACTCTTTTTGCCTTACTGACTTCTTTGACTACTTCTTGTGTCAGTACGCGTTCCACTTTAAAAAATGTAGATGACAACGCACCTATTCCTACCTTAAAAGGAGATACTTTTGTTTTAACCGAATACAGTAAAGACAAAAAATATGGTTTCGATCCGGATTATCCCGTGAATGTTTTTTACAAAAACACCAAAGACGAAAACCTCAACGCCGAAAGATACCTTAGAGCTTTAGCCGGACCAAACGGAGAAAAAATAACTTATACCAAATTAGAAAGCTGCTGTCCTTTTCCAACCAAAAGAACAGAAATTGGCGCCGGTTTTTTAGACATTTACGAGTTGACTTGGGAAGGTCAAAAGAGTCCGATAAAACTTTACATAAACATTTATGAAAGAGGATATTTACTTGTTCCTATTGGGCTTACTATCAAAAAATAA
- the kdsA gene encoding 3-deoxy-8-phosphooctulonate synthase, with amino-acid sequence MNINTIPQIKNTDSGNFFVLAGPCAIEGEEMAMRIAEKLVTITDKLEIPYVFKGSFKKANRSRIDSFSGIGDEKALKILRKVSETFHIPTVTDIHTNEDADRAAQYVDVLQIPAFLVRQTDLVVAAANTGKAVNLKKGQFMSPESMKHAVQKVLDCNNQNVMVTDRGTMFGYQDMIVDFRGIPTMQQYATTVLDVTHSLQQPNQTTGVTGGRPDMIETIAKAGIVVGVDGIFIETHFDPANAKSDGANMLHLDYFEGLMTRLVAIRKTINSF; translated from the coding sequence ATGAATATAAATACCATTCCACAAATCAAGAATACCGATAGTGGAAATTTCTTTGTGCTTGCAGGTCCGTGTGCCATTGAAGGCGAAGAAATGGCGATGCGAATTGCCGAAAAATTAGTTACCATAACTGACAAATTAGAAATCCCATACGTTTTTAAAGGTTCTTTTAAAAAAGCCAATCGCTCCAGAATTGATAGCTTTTCGGGGATTGGTGATGAGAAAGCACTCAAAATTCTACGCAAAGTTTCGGAAACTTTTCACATTCCTACAGTTACAGACATTCACACCAATGAAGATGCCGATAGAGCCGCTCAATATGTTGATGTTTTACAAATACCGGCCTTTTTGGTACGACAAACCGATTTGGTTGTAGCTGCAGCCAATACCGGAAAAGCCGTCAACTTAAAAAAAGGACAATTCATGAGTCCGGAAAGTATGAAACATGCGGTGCAAAAAGTTTTAGACTGCAACAATCAAAACGTTATGGTTACTGATAGAGGAACCATGTTTGGTTACCAAGATATGATTGTTGATTTTCGAGGTATTCCGACCATGCAACAATACGCTACTACTGTTCTTGATGTTACCCATTCGCTTCAACAGCCTAATCAAACTACCGGTGTAACCGGCGGAAGACCGGATATGATTGAAACAATAGCCAAAGCCGGTATTGTGGTTGGTGTTGACGGGATTTTTATCGAAACCCATTTTGACCCGGCCAATGCCAAAAGTGATGGTGCCAATATGCTGCACTTAGATTATTTCGAAGGTTTAATGACTAGATTGGTAGCCATCAGAAAAACCATCAATTCTTTTTAA
- a CDS encoding T9SS type B sorting domain-containing protein: protein MKKITLLVLILFLSLKGYSQLAVEGFESTTGPDNLPSTTWTLGTGNWAVFDNGVGLGQRWGINSSVTTPPTPPIVYQGTNAAYVNRENIGQGNTSEDYLATPLVNIPTNGQLHFYTRSFTTGNQGTIYQIKVAPASASQTDPGAYTLVQQWSEVDLTTAYNIYEEKVVSLSAYAGQQVYVSFVKIYTQPLTTLDGDRWLVDNVSIIEQCLDPTTLSATGITQTSANLGWGNPSGATSWEIEVLPAAGTFTGVGVVYNGILPYTATATATGTPFTPSTDYKYYVRALCANGGNSLWIGPFLFSTSSPGISCSAPIVIGTLPYTTTDNTANYSDNTTIEGVPGTTCGATNGYLNGNDVVYAYTATTNGVINVTMTPTATYSGIFVYNSCANIGVSCVAGIGNSGTGVRNFDLTVTAGTTYYIVISTWASPQTTGYTLTLQTVNCPPPTTLSATGISQNGANISWANPGGATSWEYVVQTAGSAIPSGSGIQTSSNTTNPISSLTSGTNYQFYVRADCGNGTFSAWSGPFLFSTAANYCAGNHFYDTGGATGVYNNSANVTTVICPDTPGDQITVIFNTFNLESGFDYLRIYDGNSAAGTLLGTFTGATLPPSFTSSAVNGCLTFVFTSDTSVTLAGWDATILCLPPPTCPKPTAVTISAIGQNSANIAWTEVGTATTWEVLLLPAGSPAPLASATGIITTNNPYQANGLTSATSYDVYVRAICSTTDISLWSNKVTFTTLITNDECANAIIVPVNPATFCTLTASGTLTGATASTQGNTCFGTDDDDVWFQFTATSTQHIISLQNIVGSTQDLFHVLYTGNCGNLTQLYCSDPNTSTASNLTVGQVYYIRIYSYTSTPNQNSTFNICITTPVPPPTCINNQPAGNTCQTATPICNLNGYCGSTSSTYTADYWSQLNTAFCGSIENNSFLTFVATSTTISFDVWVTSSLENGGIQIMIFSATNCSGTVNNFTCWSPGNVPSGSTNISANGLIVGNTYYIMIDGFGGDVCNYVIAANSGIQTQVNATTSDDTICLGENTTLNATGGNGTYNWTSLPATTGLSATTGSAVTFTPTAAGVYTITATSTDGNALCPQDVSDFVTITVSNDDAPVFDTFGPYCEGETIAALPTTSNNGVTGTWSPALVNNTQSGSYTFTPDTNSCSSPVTVSITINPTINPNFDAIPTLCYGETAPVLPTTSNNTVTGIWNPVTIDNTQSGTYTFTPDAGQCATAVVRNITVNPLVTPTFLSPAPICSGDTAPVLPLTSLNGITGTWSPAIVDNTQSGTYTFTPDANQCATTTTLAITVYQDCSFGSYASAVWLNNCQTSNFFNTVGSGASIIGPAQNIFPNTDFGTFVSYSNTFKLRGAELKTFKIATANVCSARLNYRIYPATGTPGAFAVMNLPFLDDCAGGTFPSGGPCSTGDQKWQRVLTDAEFPIDLTAYPAGEYVLEVYYDVTGDVNSTTQCDDTILINNNGANYIATYTLQANPTFASTTPTSCAATDGTITIGSLTPNTNYSLFYSDDTTSVGPISFLTDNNGAYTLTGLNAGTYSNFNFAVNGCSFSATDIITFNIPSTAPVTGTDPLTCNGNTGTITISNLIPNQTYAVTYLDDTVLVGPTNFTSDANGQIILTGLNAGVYTSFNLNTTNCTVTSGDTVTLINPGAPVVTVNSTAICNNQTATVTATPQIPGTYNYVWTVPSGFTNPGNVASFTTTVPGTYTVVATPIATQFCNGSFENPTATGQFPNMLNENVVPCWDTTAADGILEVWPAAGFENVFAYQGNQFIEMNGNSIATIFQDFTTSPGSQLQISFAHRGRQGSDTVRVEIGPVGGPYVSLGNFTDGNTAWVLRNLTYTIPATGGNNYTLRFVSVSSAGGNPSVGNFLDAVSVTSVECSSLPTSGVVSLTPATGLALTTNNNSQIVCINTAIANIVYTATEATAVTVTGLPAGVTGTFDSGTGVFTISGSPSESGTFNFTVSATGTCNTVNLTGTITVKPFVTATFTPITICSGDSVSLPTTSIEGYAGTWNPSTASNTQTGTYTFTLNSSVCGPTSTLTITVNPIVNPTFNSIAPLCIGEIAPTLPATSIEGISGTWTPAVIDNTTSGTYTFTSNAGQCATNGSLAVTVQSGFDFEITGSCVGNNFILEVAAVNATFDVNTASFAWFTSDQQLVGSNANTFDVSQYLNLTSIIEELPVSFNVTVTTPDGCFRNESITLDRIYCDIQKGISADNDGNNDFFDLSLLDVKNLSIYNRYGMKVYSKNQYRDEWRGQSDKGEELPDGTYYYVIEFNNETEAKTGWIYKIGQN, encoded by the coding sequence ATGAAAAAAATTACATTACTAGTATTAATCCTCTTCCTCTCGCTGAAAGGATATTCCCAATTAGCGGTGGAAGGTTTTGAATCAACCACCGGACCTGACAACTTACCATCAACCACTTGGACACTGGGAACTGGAAACTGGGCTGTTTTTGACAATGGAGTTGGCCTTGGGCAACGATGGGGTATCAACAGTTCAGTAACTACACCTCCGACTCCCCCAATAGTTTATCAAGGAACAAATGCTGCCTATGTTAACCGAGAAAACATAGGTCAAGGAAATACTTCAGAAGATTATTTGGCTACACCATTGGTAAACATCCCTACCAACGGTCAGCTTCATTTTTACACCAGAAGTTTTACAACCGGTAATCAAGGTACCATATACCAAATTAAAGTAGCACCAGCCAGTGCTTCACAAACCGATCCCGGAGCTTATACTCTAGTTCAGCAATGGTCTGAAGTTGATTTGACAACAGCCTATAATATTTATGAAGAAAAAGTGGTTAGTTTGTCAGCTTATGCCGGACAACAGGTTTATGTTTCTTTTGTAAAAATATACACCCAACCACTCACAACATTAGACGGTGACCGCTGGTTAGTAGATAATGTAAGTATCATTGAGCAATGTTTAGATCCAACAACATTAAGTGCTACCGGAATTACACAAACCTCAGCTAATTTAGGTTGGGGAAATCCAAGTGGTGCTACTTCTTGGGAAATTGAAGTTTTACCGGCTGCCGGAACCTTTACCGGAGTTGGAGTAGTTTACAATGGAATACTTCCTTACACCGCTACCGCAACAGCTACAGGAACTCCTTTTACACCTTCAACAGATTACAAATACTATGTAAGAGCACTTTGTGCTAATGGTGGAAACAGTTTATGGATTGGACCATTTTTATTTTCAACTTCATCTCCAGGGATTAGTTGTTCAGCTCCTATTGTTATTGGCACTTTGCCTTACACGACTACAGACAACACGGCAAACTACAGTGATAACACCACTATCGAAGGTGTACCGGGAACAACATGCGGTGCCACCAACGGATACCTCAACGGAAACGATGTTGTCTATGCTTACACCGCTACTACAAATGGGGTAATCAACGTTACGATGACACCTACTGCGACTTATTCGGGTATATTTGTTTATAACAGTTGTGCGAACATTGGGGTGAGTTGTGTTGCCGGAATTGGTAATTCGGGAACGGGTGTTAGAAATTTTGATTTAACAGTTACTGCAGGTACCACTTACTATATTGTAATTTCAACTTGGGCTTCGCCGCAAACTACCGGCTATACTTTAACCTTACAAACAGTTAACTGTCCGCCGCCAACTACTTTAAGTGCAACCGGTATTAGCCAAAATGGAGCTAATATAAGTTGGGCAAATCCGGGCGGTGCGACTTCATGGGAATACGTAGTGCAAACGGCAGGTTCGGCCATACCATCAGGTTCTGGAATCCAAACCAGCAGTAATACTACCAATCCGATTTCGAGCTTAACATCAGGAACCAATTATCAGTTTTATGTAAGAGCTGATTGCGGCAACGGTACTTTTAGTGCTTGGTCTGGTCCGTTTTTATTTTCAACAGCGGCAAATTATTGTGCCGGAAATCATTTTTATGATACCGGTGGTGCAACTGGGGTTTATAATAACAGTGCCAATGTTACTACTGTGATTTGTCCTGATACGCCTGGTGATCAAATTACAGTTATCTTCAATACCTTCAACCTTGAAAGTGGATTTGATTATTTGAGGATTTATGATGGAAATAGTGCCGCCGGAACCTTATTAGGTACTTTTACCGGAGCTACATTACCACCTTCATTTACTTCAAGTGCTGTCAACGGCTGTTTGACTTTTGTTTTCACTTCCGATACTTCTGTAACTTTGGCCGGATGGGACGCTACTATTTTATGTTTACCACCGCCAACTTGTCCGAAACCAACAGCAGTTACTATTTCCGCTATTGGACAAAACAGTGCTAATATTGCATGGACAGAAGTCGGAACCGCAACGACCTGGGAAGTTTTGTTATTACCGGCAGGTTCGCCTGCACCACTAGCTTCTGCTACGGGAATTATTACAACAAACAACCCATACCAAGCCAATGGTTTGACTTCGGCCACTTCTTATGACGTTTATGTTAGAGCCATTTGTAGTACAACTGATATTAGTTTGTGGTCAAACAAAGTAACTTTCACCACTTTGATCACTAATGATGAATGTGCTAATGCCATAATAGTCCCTGTTAACCCGGCTACTTTTTGTACTTTGACCGCTTCAGGTACATTAACCGGTGCTACGGCTTCGACCCAAGGAAATACTTGTTTCGGAACCGATGATGATGATGTTTGGTTCCAATTTACCGCAACCAGCACTCAACATATCATCTCATTACAAAACATTGTAGGTTCTACTCAAGATTTATTTCATGTTTTATACACAGGTAATTGCGGTAATTTAACCCAACTATATTGTAGTGATCCTAATACAAGTACAGCCAGTAATTTGACTGTAGGACAAGTTTACTATATTCGAATTTATTCTTATACTTCAACACCTAATCAAAATTCAACCTTTAACATTTGTATTACTACTCCGGTACCACCGCCGACTTGTATCAACAATCAGCCGGCCGGAAATACATGTCAAACGGCAACACCTATATGTAATTTAAATGGATATTGCGGAAGTACTTCTTCTACTTATACTGCAGATTATTGGTCACAATTAAACACTGCCTTTTGCGGTTCAATTGAAAACAACTCTTTCCTGACTTTTGTAGCAACATCAACTACGATTTCTTTCGATGTTTGGGTAACAAGCTCGTTAGAAAACGGCGGTATTCAAATTATGATTTTTAGTGCCACCAATTGCTCAGGTACAGTCAACAACTTTACTTGTTGGAGTCCGGGCAACGTTCCTTCAGGATCTACTAATATTTCAGCTAATGGATTGATTGTCGGAAATACTTATTACATCATGATTGATGGATTTGGAGGTGATGTTTGTAATTATGTTATTGCCGCCAATAGTGGTATTCAAACTCAGGTTAACGCCACTACTTCAGACGATACTATCTGTTTAGGGGAAAATACAACCCTAAACGCCACAGGAGGAAACGGAACATACAATTGGACTTCTTTGCCGGCAACAACCGGTCTTAGTGCCACTACCGGTAGCGCTGTAACCTTTACGCCAACTGCTGCCGGAGTTTACACCATTACGGCAACTTCAACCGATGGTAACGCACTTTGTCCTCAAGACGTATCAGATTTTGTTACTATCACAGTGAGTAATGATGACGCGCCGGTGTTTGATACTTTCGGCCCTTATTGTGAAGGCGAAACAATTGCTGCTTTACCAACCACTTCTAACAACGGTGTTACAGGAACTTGGTCACCGGCTTTGGTCAATAACACTCAATCGGGAAGTTATACTTTTACACCGGACACGAACTCATGCTCATCTCCCGTTACGGTTTCTATCACGATTAATCCTACCATTAATCCAAATTTTGATGCCATTCCGACCTTATGTTACGGAGAAACAGCCCCGGTATTGCCAACAACATCTAACAATACCGTAACCGGTATTTGGAATCCGGTAACCATAGACAATACGCAATCCGGAACTTATACTTTTACTCCAGATGCAGGTCAATGTGCTACAGCTGTGGTTAGAAATATAACGGTTAATCCTTTGGTTACCCCAACTTTCTTATCTCCGGCACCAATTTGTAGCGGAGATACTGCTCCTGTGCTACCTTTGACCTCTTTGAACGGAATTACCGGAACTTGGTCACCTGCTATAGTAGACAATACGCAATCCGGAACTTATACCTTTACACCGGATGCTAATCAATGTGCTACAACCACAACTTTGGCCATCACAGTTTATCAGGATTGTTCTTTTGGAAGTTATGCTAGTGCAGTATGGTTAAACAATTGTCAAACCTCAAACTTCTTTAATACAGTAGGTTCAGGCGCTTCAATTATCGGACCTGCACAAAATATTTTCCCTAATACCGATTTCGGAACTTTTGTATCCTACTCCAATACTTTCAAATTGAGAGGAGCAGAATTAAAAACGTTTAAAATTGCCACCGCAAATGTTTGTAGTGCGCGTTTAAATTATAGAATTTATCCCGCTACCGGAACTCCCGGAGCTTTTGCCGTGATGAATTTACCATTTTTAGATGACTGTGCTGGTGGTACATTCCCAAGTGGCGGACCATGTTCAACCGGTGATCAAAAATGGCAAAGAGTATTAACTGATGCCGAATTCCCAATTGATTTAACTGCTTATCCTGCCGGAGAATATGTTTTAGAAGTATATTATGATGTAACCGGAGATGTTAATTCAACTACCCAGTGTGATGATACCATACTAATTAATAACAATGGTGCAAATTATATAGCCACCTATACTTTACAAGCCAATCCGACCTTTGCTTCTACAACTCCAACAAGTTGTGCTGCAACAGATGGAACCATTACTATTGGTAGTTTAACACCAAATACAAACTACTCGTTATTTTATTCAGATGATACTACTTCCGTTGGTCCAATTAGCTTTTTAACTGATAATAATGGTGCCTATACGCTTACAGGATTAAATGCAGGAACCTATTCTAACTTTAATTTTGCAGTTAATGGATGTTCTTTTAGTGCAACAGATATAATCACATTTAACATTCCTTCTACAGCACCGGTAACCGGTACAGATCCTTTGACTTGTAATGGAAATACGGGTACAATTACTATAAGTAATTTGATTCCTAATCAAACTTATGCTGTAACATATTTGGATGATACTGTTTTGGTTGGTCCGACTAACTTTACTTCAGACGCTAACGGGCAAATCATTCTAACCGGATTGAATGCCGGTGTTTATACTTCATTTAATCTAAACACGACGAATTGTACGGTAACTTCCGGCGATACAGTAACTTTAATTAATCCGGGGGCACCTGTAGTAACGGTTAATAGTACTGCCATTTGTAATAATCAAACAGCAACTGTAACTGCTACACCGCAAATTCCGGGTACTTATAATTATGTATGGACAGTTCCTTCAGGCTTTACCAATCCGGGTAACGTTGCCAGTTTTACAACTACGGTTCCTGGAACGTATACTGTTGTTGCGACTCCTATTGCTACACAATTTTGTAACGGTAGTTTCGAAAACCCAACCGCAACAGGTCAGTTTCCTAATATGTTGAATGAAAATGTTGTTCCTTGTTGGGACACCACTGCGGCAGACGGAATTTTAGAAGTTTGGCCTGCGGCCGGATTTGAAAATGTTTTTGCTTACCAAGGAAACCAGTTCATTGAAATGAACGGTAATTCAATAGCTACTATATTCCAAGACTTTACAACAAGTCCGGGTTCTCAACTCCAAATCTCCTTTGCCCACCGTGGCCGTCAAGGCAGTGATACTGTAAGGGTAGAAATTGGCCCTGTTGGCGGACCTTATGTGAGTTTAGGTAACTTTACCGATGGCAATACTGCTTGGGTTTTACGCAACTTAACCTATACCATCCCGGCTACCGGTGGCAATAACTATACTTTGCGATTTGTATCTGTATCAAGTGCGGGCGGAAATCCATCAGTTGGTAATTTCCTTGATGCGGTTTCGGTTACTTCAGTGGAATGTAGTTCATTGCCAACTTCAGGGGTAGTCTCTTTAACACCTGCTACAGGTTTGGCATTAACCACAAACAACAACAGCCAAATTGTTTGTATCAATACAGCTATTGCAAACATTGTTTACACTGCAACTGAGGCTACTGCGGTTACTGTTACAGGTCTTCCTGCAGGAGTTACAGGAACATTCGATTCGGGTACAGGAGTCTTCACTATTAGTGGTTCTCCATCTGAATCGGGTACTTTCAACTTTACAGTGAGTGCTACAGGAACTTGTAATACCGTAAATCTAACGGGTACAATTACCGTTAAACCATTTGTAACCGCTACTTTCACACCAATTACTATTTGTAGCGGTGATTCTGTTTCGTTGCCAACAACCTCTATTGAAGGATATGCCGGTACTTGGAATCCAAGCACGGCTAGTAATACACAAACAGGCACTTATACCTTTACCTTAAATTCAAGTGTTTGTGGTCCGACATCAACTTTGACTATCACCGTTAATCCGATTGTGAATCCTACCTTTAATAGTATTGCACCATTATGTATTGGAGAAATTGCTCCAACACTTCCTGCAACTTCTATAGAAGGCATAAGTGGAACTTGGACACCTGCAGTTATTGACAATACTACTTCGGGAACTTATACTTTTACTTCTAATGCCGGACAATGTGCTACCAATGGAAGTCTTGCGGTAACCGTTCAAAGTGGTTTTGATTTTGAAATTACCGGAAGTTGTGTTGGAAATAACTTCATTTTAGAAGTTGCTGCTGTCAATGCTACTTTTGATGTAAATACTGCTAGTTTTGCTTGGTTTACGAGTGACCAACAGTTAGTTGGCTCTAACGCAAACACATTTGATGTTAGTCAATATTTAAATTTAACTTCTATCATTGAAGAACTGCCTGTATCATTTAATGTGACCGTTACTACTCCAGACGGTTGTTTTAGAAACGAGTCGATTACATTGGACAGAATCTATTGTGACATACAAAAAGGTATTTCTGCCGATAATGACGGTAACAATGATTTCTTTGATTTGAGTTTACTCGATGTTAAAAATCTTAGTATATACAATCGTTACGGAATGAAAGTCTACAGTAAAAACCAATACCGTGACGAATGGAGAGGTCAATCCGATAAAGGAGAAGAATTACCGGATGGCACTTACTATTACGTGATTGAATTCAATAATGAAACCGAAGCCAAAACCGGTTGGATTTATAAAATAGGTCAAAACTAA
- a CDS encoding DUF1801 domain-containing protein: MKPTQLYLLNQPEKYRDMLLHIIAVVEHTLPEATLEYKWGIPYFYYKKKPFCYLNASHKRQFVDVGFAKGFQLNGQQQHLIADNGRNTIKSLRYYALDKIDNNILVAVIEEAKTLY; the protein is encoded by the coding sequence TTGAAACCTACGCAATTATACCTACTCAATCAACCCGAAAAGTATCGAGACATGCTTTTGCATATCATTGCCGTTGTTGAACATACTTTACCGGAAGCTACTTTAGAATATAAATGGGGTATTCCTTATTTCTATTACAAAAAGAAACCGTTTTGCTATCTCAATGCGAGTCACAAACGCCAATTTGTAGATGTTGGTTTTGCTAAAGGTTTTCAGTTGAATGGTCAACAACAACACTTAATCGCAGACAACGGTAGAAACACCATAAAATCATTGCGTTATTATGCTTTAGATAAAATAGATAACAACATTTTAGTTGCAGTTATTGAAGAAGCTAAGACTTTATATTAA